The Methanoregula boonei 6A8 genome has a window encoding:
- a CDS encoding tryptophan--tRNA ligase: MTEPQINPWSSTPTLDVEKTFAEFGIDPIAPVLPELPEVPYFMRRGIVVGQRDYLPIARAIRNHTPFHLLTGFMPSGHPHLGHLMLMREVVWHVQQGANGYVTIADREAYAVRGLSWEKCREYGKEYLSCLYALGFEGQTYFQSKNSRLKDLAFEAATKVNFSELTAIYGFTPETALAHADSVITQVADILYPQVEREPAPTLVPVGIDQDPHIRLTRGIAHKFRMFTVEEREDYVSVRSKNAPEAALDAVKKAFPHAKKYEGHVDIKGAACADVSTKVRDIERACGGYAFYTPSSTYHIFLPGLTGGKMSSSIPESLISFYEPEAAVRKKVMSALTGGRMTLEEQRRLGGEPEKCTLYLLNMFHMITDDAKLAELHRKCRSGEITCGQCKKETAERVVAFLKDFREKMDVAAETIEV; the protein is encoded by the coding sequence ATGACAGAGCCGCAGATCAACCCGTGGTCGAGCACCCCGACGCTCGATGTCGAGAAGACCTTTGCCGAGTTCGGTATTGACCCGATTGCGCCGGTACTGCCTGAGCTGCCTGAGGTCCCGTACTTCATGCGCCGGGGGATCGTGGTCGGCCAGCGCGACTATCTCCCGATTGCCCGGGCAATCCGGAACCACACGCCCTTTCATCTTCTCACCGGGTTCATGCCCAGCGGCCACCCGCATCTCGGGCACCTGATGCTCATGAGGGAAGTAGTCTGGCATGTGCAGCAGGGCGCAAACGGGTATGTGACGATTGCTGACCGCGAAGCGTATGCAGTCCGAGGCCTGTCGTGGGAGAAATGCCGGGAATATGGTAAGGAATACCTTTCATGCCTGTATGCACTGGGTTTTGAAGGGCAGACATACTTCCAGAGCAAAAACTCCCGGCTCAAGGACCTTGCGTTTGAAGCGGCAACCAAGGTAAATTTCTCCGAACTTACCGCGATCTACGGCTTTACCCCGGAGACAGCCCTTGCCCACGCGGACAGCGTGATCACGCAGGTTGCCGACATCCTGTACCCGCAGGTAGAGCGTGAACCTGCCCCGACGCTTGTACCCGTGGGGATAGATCAGGATCCCCATATCCGGCTTACCCGGGGAATCGCCCACAAGTTCCGGATGTTCACGGTTGAGGAACGCGAGGATTACGTCAGCGTGCGCTCAAAGAACGCTCCCGAGGCTGCGCTCGATGCGGTGAAAAAAGCGTTCCCGCACGCAAAAAAATACGAGGGCCACGTGGACATCAAAGGCGCTGCCTGTGCCGATGTGAGCACAAAGGTCCGGGATATCGAGCGGGCATGCGGCGGGTATGCGTTCTACACGCCTTCATCCACATATCATATCTTCCTGCCCGGGCTCACCGGTGGCAAGATGTCGTCGAGCATTCCCGAGAGCCTCATCTCATTCTACGAACCCGAGGCAGCCGTGCGAAAGAAGGTGATGAGCGCCCTAACCGGAGGCCGGATGACGCTTGAAGAGCAGCGGCGCCTTGGCGGCGAACCGGAGAAGTGCACGCTTTATCTCCTCAACATGTTCCATATGATCACCGACGATGCAAAACTCGCGGAACTTCACCGGAAGTGCCGGTCGGGCGAGATCACCTGCGGGCAGTGCAAGAAGGAGACCGCGGAGCGCGTCGTGGCATTTTTAAAGGATTTCCGGGAGAAGATGGACGTGGCGGCAGAGACGATTGAGGTGTGA
- the pheS gene encoding phenylalanine--tRNA ligase subunit alpha, producing MAELTLNEKRLLAALAKEKKADAEHLASLLNATPEAVVQWGHLAEDKGLAKVERIVKKIPTLTEEGIKYRKSDQLPETQILDAIKTGTTLTDLQKNDAFKIGFGQLRKRGLIQLNGTYVVKVPNASTEKENSILLCFDETGKLHADPALKFGEDYNQSIKEFVKRGIARESETVQNLLTITSEGTLRVNAGLDIREEIGTLTRDQILSGSWKNASLRKYDIKKLPKTVYPGKSHPYQRLIDEMRQILLEMGFTEMHGEIVQSAFWNFDALFQPQDHPAREMQDTFYLKEDAPLPEGWECLRDMHEHGGNTSSTGWGGKWNPGKAKQCVLRTHTTSLSIQYLAAHPEPPVKAFCIGRVYRREAIDPTHTPEFEQLEGIVMDKDVTFRHLLGFLKEFYQRMGFSDVRFRPGFFPYTEPSVEPEIWVDGLGWVEMGGAGVFRQEVTDPWGVKCPVLAWGLGVSRVAMLRLGLKDLRQLYLSDLEWIRNSPVHAPAAAGRKA from the coding sequence ATGGCGGAACTGACCTTAAACGAGAAACGGCTGCTTGCTGCGCTGGCAAAGGAGAAGAAGGCCGATGCGGAACATCTCGCATCTCTCCTGAATGCGACCCCCGAGGCGGTTGTCCAGTGGGGGCACCTTGCTGAAGACAAGGGGCTTGCGAAGGTCGAAAGAATTGTCAAGAAAATTCCCACTTTGACCGAAGAAGGAATAAAATACCGCAAATCCGATCAGCTTCCCGAAACTCAGATTCTCGATGCAATCAAAACAGGCACAACGCTTACAGATCTCCAGAAAAATGATGCATTTAAGATCGGTTTTGGTCAATTGCGAAAGAGAGGGCTCATACAGCTCAACGGCACTTATGTTGTTAAAGTGCCGAATGCTTCGACGGAAAAAGAAAATAGCATCCTTCTCTGTTTTGATGAAACTGGCAAATTACACGCGGATCCCGCTCTTAAATTCGGGGAAGATTACAATCAAAGCATCAAGGAGTTTGTCAAACGAGGGATAGCTCGGGAGTCCGAAACCGTTCAAAACCTTCTCACAATCACATCCGAAGGAACACTCCGCGTAAATGCCGGTCTTGACATCCGAGAAGAGATCGGCACCCTCACCCGGGACCAGATCCTCTCCGGTTCATGGAAGAACGCGAGCCTGCGGAAGTACGACATCAAAAAATTGCCCAAGACGGTTTACCCGGGCAAGTCCCACCCGTACCAGCGGCTCATCGACGAGATGCGGCAGATCCTCCTTGAGATGGGCTTTACCGAGATGCACGGGGAGATCGTCCAGAGCGCGTTCTGGAACTTTGATGCCCTCTTCCAGCCGCAGGACCACCCGGCCCGCGAGATGCAGGACACGTTCTACCTCAAAGAGGATGCACCGCTTCCCGAAGGATGGGAGTGCCTCCGCGACATGCACGAGCATGGCGGCAATACCTCGTCTACCGGCTGGGGCGGGAAGTGGAACCCCGGAAAAGCAAAGCAGTGCGTGCTCCGTACCCACACGACCAGCCTCTCGATCCAGTACCTCGCCGCTCACCCGGAACCACCGGTCAAGGCGTTCTGCATCGGCAGGGTGTACCGCCGCGAGGCGATCGACCCCACCCATACTCCCGAATTCGAGCAGCTTGAAGGAATCGTGATGGACAAGGATGTTACCTTCCGTCACCTGCTGGGCTTTTTAAAAGAGTTCTACCAGCGGATGGGCTTCTCCGATGTCCGGTTCCGGCCCGGGTTCTTCCCCTACACGGAGCCCTCGGTCGAGCCCGAGATCTGGGTGGACGGCCTTGGCTGGGTGGAGATGGGCGGGGCAGGTGTCTTCCGGCAGGAGGTCACTGACCCGTGGGGCGTAAAATGTCCGGTGCTCGCGTGGGGGCTTGGCGTGAGCCGGGTGGCCATGCTCCGGCTGGGCCTCAAGGACCTGCGGCAGCTGTACCTGAGCGATCTTGAATGGATACGAAACAGCCCCGTGCATGCCCCGGCCGCAGCGGGGAGGAAGGCGTAA
- the pheT gene encoding phenylalanine--tRNA ligase subunit beta yields MAIISLSYKYLERLTGTDRETILKRLPMIGSEVERLEEDHADVEFFPNRPDLFSVEGAARAMRGFLGIETGLPRYMVKPSGIRFTIDSKLAAIRPCLASAVIRNVSFDDESILSVMALQEALHWAVGRGRSKVAIGIHDLDTITPPFHYVASPRVRKFVPLDFTDELTLDGILEKHPKGRDYAKIVKDFPLFPLIVDNEDHVCSFPPIINGERTRVTTATKNILLDVTGTDQRAVNVAANIICTALAEAGATIESVEINGAPFPDLAPAVRTVSVRECSALIGVDLTAPQMAELLEKMRFGAEPAGPDQVRVQVPCYRADIMHDWDLFEDVAIAYGYENFAVEVPPTFSIGKEHPANRIAGQARAILAGLGYLEMMPFTLTNERVLCDRMQRPGEPATLRLMHPISEEYTVVRTDIVPLLLEMLQVNRHRELPQRLFATGDVIADLLTTQRLAFVSTHAGADFSEAYAHADAVLRELGVAYSAEVSDDAAFIEGRRADIIVGGKKAGVFGEIHPAVLTAFELEQPVAAFELDLRAVPGYPSP; encoded by the coding sequence ATGGCGATCATCAGCCTTTCCTACAAGTACCTCGAACGGCTCACCGGCACCGACCGGGAGACAATCCTCAAACGCCTCCCGATGATCGGTTCCGAGGTCGAACGCCTGGAGGAGGACCACGCGGACGTGGAGTTCTTCCCCAACCGCCCCGATCTCTTCTCAGTCGAAGGTGCAGCCCGGGCCATGCGGGGATTTTTAGGGATCGAAACCGGCCTGCCACGCTACATGGTGAAACCCTCCGGGATCCGCTTCACGATAGATTCGAAGCTTGCCGCGATCCGGCCCTGCCTTGCTTCGGCGGTCATCCGGAATGTTTCCTTCGACGACGAGTCTATCCTCTCGGTCATGGCGCTCCAGGAAGCCCTGCACTGGGCAGTCGGGAGAGGGAGGAGCAAGGTTGCCATCGGCATCCACGACCTCGACACCATCACTCCACCGTTCCATTATGTTGCCTCCCCCCGGGTGAGGAAGTTTGTCCCGCTCGATTTCACTGACGAGCTCACCCTTGACGGCATTCTCGAAAAACACCCGAAGGGCAGGGACTATGCAAAGATCGTAAAAGACTTCCCGCTATTTCCCCTGATCGTTGACAATGAGGATCATGTCTGCTCGTTCCCGCCGATCATCAATGGCGAGCGGACCCGGGTGACGACCGCGACAAAAAATATCCTTCTTGATGTGACCGGCACCGACCAGCGGGCGGTCAATGTGGCGGCAAACATCATCTGTACTGCTCTTGCCGAGGCTGGGGCGACCATCGAGAGCGTGGAGATAAATGGCGCTCCTTTCCCCGATCTGGCTCCCGCGGTGCGCACGGTCAGCGTCCGGGAATGCTCCGCGCTCATCGGGGTCGATCTGACCGCCCCGCAGATGGCGGAACTGCTCGAAAAGATGCGGTTTGGCGCGGAGCCGGCCGGGCCGGATCAGGTCCGGGTGCAGGTACCCTGCTACCGGGCCGATATTATGCATGACTGGGATCTCTTCGAGGATGTTGCGATAGCCTACGGGTACGAAAACTTTGCCGTCGAAGTACCGCCCACGTTCTCCATCGGGAAAGAGCACCCGGCCAACCGGATCGCCGGCCAGGCGCGGGCTATCCTTGCCGGCCTCGGGTACCTGGAGATGATGCCTTTTACGCTGACAAACGAGCGTGTACTCTGCGACCGGATGCAGCGGCCCGGCGAACCGGCGACGCTCCGTCTCATGCACCCGATCAGCGAGGAATACACTGTGGTCAGGACCGATATTGTGCCGCTTCTCCTGGAGATGCTGCAGGTCAACCGGCACCGGGAACTCCCGCAGCGGCTCTTTGCCACCGGTGATGTGATCGCCGATCTCCTCACCACCCAGCGCCTTGCGTTTGTCAGCACCCACGCGGGTGCGGACTTTTCTGAAGCCTACGCCCATGCAGACGCGGTGCTCCGCGAGTTAGGGGTTGCCTACAGCGCAGAAGTGTCGGACGACGCTGCATTTATCGAAGGAAGGCGGGCGGATATCATTGTCGGCGGGAAAAAAGCAGGAGTGTTTGGCGAGATCCATCCCGCCGTGCTCACGGCGTTCGAACTGGAACAGCCGGTGGCCGCATTCGAGCTCGATCTCAGAGCCGTACCGGGATACCCTTCCCCTTAA
- the hisF gene encoding imidazole glycerol phosphate synthase subunit HisF gives MVLTRRIIPCLDLKDGRVVKGTNFLGLRDAGDPVELAGRYNEQGADEVVFLDITASKEKRGIIIELIQRAADQLFLPLTVGGGLRTLDDIQQILRAGADKVSLNTSAVHDPSIITKGAESFGTQCIVVAMDVRRNFTLNPEAVPVRLCDGTTCWYEVVIYGGSKPTGIDAVRWAKEAEERGAGEILLTSMETDGTKNGFDIAVTRAISEAANIPVIASGGVGTLEHFYEGFTRGKADACLAASVFHYGEMSVRDVKEYLKGKGIPVRL, from the coding sequence ATGGTGCTCACGCGACGGATCATCCCCTGCCTTGACTTAAAGGACGGCCGGGTGGTGAAAGGGACCAACTTCCTTGGGCTCCGGGATGCAGGCGACCCGGTGGAGCTTGCGGGGCGCTACAACGAGCAGGGAGCTGACGAGGTGGTGTTCCTCGATATCACCGCTTCAAAAGAAAAAAGGGGTATCATTATCGAGCTTATCCAGCGTGCGGCAGACCAGCTTTTCCTGCCGCTTACGGTAGGGGGCGGCCTGCGGACACTTGACGATATCCAGCAGATCCTCCGGGCCGGCGCGGATAAGGTGAGCCTGAACACGAGCGCCGTCCACGACCCGTCAATTATCACCAAAGGTGCGGAGTCGTTCGGGACGCAGTGTATCGTGGTTGCCATGGACGTGCGCCGGAACTTCACCCTGAACCCGGAGGCAGTGCCGGTCCGGCTCTGCGATGGGACAACCTGCTGGTACGAGGTAGTCATCTACGGCGGGAGCAAGCCGACCGGGATCGACGCGGTGCGCTGGGCAAAAGAGGCCGAGGAGCGGGGCGCAGGCGAAATCCTGTTAACCAGCATGGAGACCGACGGAACGAAAAACGGCTTTGATATCGCAGTCACCCGGGCGATCTCGGAAGCGGCCAACATTCCGGTGATCGCAAGCGGCGGGGTCGGGACGCTCGAACATTTTTATGAGGGGTTTACCCGGGGAAAAGCGGATGCCTGCCTCGCGGCAAGCGTTTTCCATTATGGCGAGATGAGCGTCCGCGATGTAAAAGAGTACCTTAAGGGGAAGGGTATCCCGGTACGGCTCTGA
- a CDS encoding adenosylhomocysteinase, protein MSTGKLKIDWAAQYMPVLASIKKQFEKDKPFKGMTIGMALHVEAKTANLVQTLAAGGAKVYITGCNPLSTQDDVAAALNEVKNVHCYAKRGCTVDEYYAAIEQVLDAAPSITIDDGMDLIHYLHTKRRELLKKVIGGCEETTTGIHRLRAMAAEKKLEFPVVAVNDTPMKRFFDNVHGTGESALSSIMITTNTLIAGKYLVVAGYGYCGRGLAQKAHGLGAKVVVTEVDPRRALEAHMDGYHVMTMDQAAEIGDIFVTTTGNTSVIGKDHFGKLKAGAILANAGHFNVEIDIAWLAKHADSTVERDGIITYILKGKPVHVLAEGRLVNLATPKGMGHPIEVMDLSFALQALCARYIAEQGDSLKGGVYDVPQEIDEQVARLKLASLGLSIDELSAAQKKYQCSWDIGT, encoded by the coding sequence ATGAGTACCGGGAAGCTCAAGATTGACTGGGCGGCACAGTACATGCCCGTGCTTGCCTCGATAAAAAAGCAGTTCGAGAAGGACAAACCGTTCAAGGGCATGACGATCGGCATGGCCCTCCATGTCGAGGCCAAGACCGCAAATCTCGTCCAGACCCTTGCCGCGGGAGGCGCAAAGGTTTACATCACCGGCTGCAACCCGCTCTCCACGCAGGACGATGTGGCGGCGGCGTTGAACGAGGTAAAAAACGTGCACTGCTATGCAAAGCGCGGGTGCACCGTTGATGAGTACTATGCGGCAATCGAACAGGTGCTCGATGCGGCCCCGTCGATTACCATTGACGACGGGATGGACCTCATCCACTACCTGCACACCAAGCGCCGCGAACTCCTGAAGAAAGTGATCGGCGGCTGCGAGGAGACAACTACCGGTATCCACCGGCTCCGGGCAATGGCGGCCGAGAAGAAACTCGAGTTCCCGGTAGTGGCGGTCAACGATACGCCCATGAAGCGGTTTTTTGACAATGTGCACGGAACCGGCGAGAGTGCCCTCTCCTCGATCATGATCACGACAAATACGCTTATTGCCGGGAAATATTTAGTCGTTGCCGGCTATGGCTACTGCGGGCGGGGCCTTGCACAGAAAGCCCACGGCCTGGGTGCAAAAGTCGTGGTCACCGAGGTTGACCCCCGCCGGGCCCTCGAAGCGCACATGGACGGGTACCATGTCATGACCATGGACCAGGCAGCAGAGATTGGTGACATCTTTGTCACGACCACGGGCAACACCAGCGTGATCGGGAAGGATCACTTCGGGAAGCTCAAAGCCGGTGCGATCCTTGCAAACGCCGGCCACTTCAACGTGGAGATCGATATTGCGTGGCTGGCAAAACACGCGGACTCGACCGTTGAGCGCGACGGGATCATCACCTACATCCTCAAGGGAAAACCGGTCCACGTGCTTGCCGAAGGCCGGCTTGTGAACCTTGCCACACCAAAGGGTATGGGTCACCCGATCGAGGTGATGGACCTTAGTTTCGCCCTCCAGGCACTCTGCGCCCGGTATATTGCGGAGCAGGGAGACTCCCTCAAAGGCGGTGTGTACGACGTCCCGCAGGAGATCGATGAGCAGGTGGCCCGGCTGAAGCTCGCGTCGCTTGGCCTTTCCATCGATGAGCTCTCTGCAGCCCAGAAAAAGTACCAGTGCAGCTGGGATATCGGGACGTAA
- a CDS encoding DMT family transporter: MNCFSLPHLPKPLLAITGATLLFGTATPLLKILVDGMSPLLLLTILAFGSGAGILCWRIARGHRPAGSLPPANKRERWLLAGTVIVGGFIAPVTQCFALTITPAATAALLLNFEIVATVLLAFWVFHEPADKRIGFALVLIFAGSIILGWNGESVLGISLGALGIILSGLFWGVDNNCMAHITAYSPELIGLYKVIFGGSIAAVLVIVLGEPLPGISLIVLALLTGFFSFGFGLILFIVALRDMGAARAGAIYSAAPFIGCIASLFIFSDALGSQFWLAVPLFAAGALIVIHEQWKLGCTADIGDEPAGKSR, encoded by the coding sequence ATGAACTGTTTCTCTCTTCCCCACCTGCCAAAACCGCTCCTTGCGATCACCGGAGCCACCCTGCTTTTTGGGACGGCAACGCCACTTTTAAAGATCCTTGTTGACGGGATGTCACCCCTGCTCCTGCTCACCATCCTTGCGTTCGGGTCCGGGGCGGGGATCCTCTGCTGGCGAATAGCCCGGGGCCACCGCCCCGCGGGGAGCCTGCCCCCGGCCAACAAGAGGGAACGCTGGCTCCTTGCCGGAACTGTGATTGTCGGCGGCTTCATTGCCCCTGTCACCCAGTGTTTTGCCCTTACCATTACCCCGGCGGCAACCGCGGCGCTTCTCCTCAACTTCGAGATCGTGGCAACCGTCCTGCTCGCATTCTGGGTCTTCCACGAACCGGCGGACAAACGGATCGGTTTTGCCCTTGTCCTCATCTTTGCCGGGAGCATCATCCTTGGCTGGAACGGAGAGAGCGTGCTCGGTATTTCCCTGGGGGCGCTCGGGATCATCCTGTCAGGGTTATTCTGGGGCGTGGACAACAACTGCATGGCGCATATCACGGCCTATTCCCCCGAGCTCATTGGACTGTACAAGGTGATCTTCGGGGGAAGCATTGCTGCCGTGCTCGTTATCGTACTCGGGGAACCCCTGCCGGGAATCAGCCTGATCGTCCTTGCCCTCCTCACCGGCTTCTTCTCGTTTGGCTTCGGGCTTATCCTCTTTATCGTGGCCCTGCGGGACATGGGAGCGGCACGGGCAGGGGCGATCTACTCGGCAGCTCCCTTTATCGGCTGCATTGCCTCGCTCTTTATCTTCTCTGATGCCCTTGGCAGCCAGTTCTGGCTTGCGGTGCCACTCTTTGCCGCAGGGGCGCTGATCGTGATCCACGAACAATGGAAACTGGGGTGCACTGCCGACATTGGGGATGAACCGGCAGGGAAAAGCAGATAG
- a CDS encoding DNA-3-methyladenine glycosylase family protein produces MPRITLGNDEPFSLDQTLGCGQVFRWNHSPDGSWTGVASGKVIRCRQKGRTLSFTGVDEPFIRHYFSFDLDLLAILESVDRDPFIHAAIGQCRGLRLIRQPPWECLCSYICATNTNIPAIRRRVATLAQQFGDAIQEGENTFFSFPDPSRISCTGTASALAECGLGYREPYVFKTACDTTAHETWAENIAALPYEEARRELMKFSGIGPKAADCVLLFSFQTFEAFPVDVWIRRIMREHYLPELPPDTALTTREYDAIRTFARKHFGPYCGIAQEYIYAAREGSKT; encoded by the coding sequence ATGCCGCGGATTACGCTTGGCAACGATGAGCCATTCTCCCTTGACCAGACACTCGGATGCGGGCAGGTCTTTCGCTGGAATCACTCACCGGACGGGAGCTGGACCGGGGTCGCAAGCGGGAAGGTGATCCGGTGCCGGCAGAAAGGACGAACCCTCTCCTTTACCGGCGTGGACGAACCGTTTATCCGGCACTATTTCTCTTTTGATCTTGACCTTTTGGCCATCCTCGAATCCGTTGATCGCGACCCGTTCATCCACGCGGCAATCGGGCAGTGCCGGGGCCTGCGCCTTATCCGGCAGCCCCCGTGGGAGTGCCTCTGTTCGTACATCTGCGCCACCAATACCAACATCCCTGCGATCCGGCGCCGGGTTGCGACCCTTGCACAGCAGTTCGGCGATGCAATACAAGAGGGTGAAAACACATTCTTTTCGTTCCCCGACCCGTCACGGATCTCCTGCACCGGGACAGCATCCGCTCTTGCAGAATGCGGGCTCGGGTACCGCGAACCGTATGTTTTTAAGACTGCCTGCGATACCACCGCACACGAAACATGGGCAGAGAACATAGCGGCCCTGCCATACGAGGAGGCCCGCCGTGAACTTATGAAGTTCTCCGGTATCGGCCCCAAGGCAGCGGACTGCGTCCTGCTCTTTAGCTTCCAGACGTTCGAGGCATTCCCGGTCGATGTCTGGATCCGGCGGATCATGCGCGAGCATTACCTGCCGGAGCTCCCGCCGGATACTGCGCTGACCACACGGGAGTACGATGCCATACGAACCTTTGCCCGGAAGCATTTTGGCCCGTACTGCGGGATAGCACAGGAATATATCTACGCGGCACGGGAAGGTTCAAAGACCTGA